One window from the genome of Bacillus rossius redtenbacheri isolate Brsri chromosome 12, Brsri_v3, whole genome shotgun sequence encodes:
- the LOC134537766 gene encoding brachyurin-like encodes MDNILIVLVVAVFAGLLHGLDGHALKQPLQGSPNRGGHVPRIMGGQNAKEGQFPFVTAVTIDDSFYCTSSLLSHNWIVTAAHCTEDVSTYGLKLGITNFNGHEDGVVTTTSRKIVRNPHYNTVNSSFDIALIMLASPVTYTSKIQPVKLPSRSMVSNSLAGTAVRDIGWGYSNAYPNDVSPILNYVDIKVLSNEECNKFYPGTMDSSLLCAYAKGDKGSCYGDSGGPLVMDYTSSPVLVGMTDFGPEKCTDGLPTGFARITHHLDWIHSTTGIAIHN; translated from the exons atGGATAATATTCTAATTGTTTTAGTGGTTGCTGTATTT GCGGGGTTACTCCATGGTCTAGATGGACACGCGCTGAAACAACCGTTGCAAGGGAGCCCAAATAGAG GGGGCCATGTCCCCAGGATCATGGGCGGTCAGAACGCGAAAGAGGGCCAGTTCCCATTCGTGACGGCGGTCACCATAGACGACAGCTTCTACTGCACCAGCTCGCTGCTGTCTCACAACTGGATAGTGACCGCCGCCCACTGCACGGAGGA TGTCAGCACGTACGGCTTGAAGCTGGGGATCACGAACTTCAACGGACACGAGGACGGCGTGGTGACCACGACGTCGAGGAAAATTGTCAGGAATCCCCACTACAACACCGTCAACTCCAGCTTCGACATAGCCTTGATAATGCTGGCCTCTCCCGTGACATACACCT CCAAGATACAGCCGGTGAAACTTCCCAGTCGCAGCATGGTGAGCAATTCTTTAGCCGGGACAGCTGTTAGAGACATCGGCTGGGGTTACAGCAACGCCT atCCTAACGACGTGAGTCCAATTCTCAACTACGTGGACataaaagtgcttagcaatgaaGAATGCAACAAGTTTTACCCGGGAACAATGGATTCATCTCTCCTATGTGCTTATGCGAAGGGGGATAAAGGCTCTTGCTAC GGTGACAGCGGCGGTCCTCTCGTGATGGACTACACCTCGTCGCCCGTGCTGGTCGGCATGACGGACTTCGGGCCGGAGAAGTGCACGGACGGACTGCCCACCGGCTTCGCCCGGATCACCCACCACCTGGACTGGATCCACTCCACCACGGGCATCGCCATCCACAACTGA